A section of the Eublepharis macularius isolate TG4126 chromosome 1, MPM_Emac_v1.0, whole genome shotgun sequence genome encodes:
- the LOC129324900 gene encoding uncharacterized protein LOC129324900 — MRRATFEYIVGELREDLVRETTHMRDPVPPEEMIAITIWKLATGTTNSATLPAFGRGVSTVCGIFDEVCELIAAKLTEKWICIDYLEDIISGFEERGFPNAWGAVDGTHIEIRSPPFSGDKYINRKGYCSMILQAVVDSDARFLDIFVGFPGRAHDARVLRNSPLFKRLEDGARRPKRPVTLEGVTFDPVIIGDPAYPLRPWLMKPYPAPSTRAQERFNYRLSRARMSVERSFGILKNRWLYLQRPLLVSERLMVAVITTCCILHNICLSRGDIVYGPFPREPLMEPADERPQIPWSEAALTARAVSIRAAISAHFQHYQ; from the coding sequence atgcGACGTGCCACGTTCGAGTACATTGTTGGGGAGCTTCGCGAAGATCTCGTCCGCGAGACGACCCACATGCGCGACCCAGTCCCTCCCGAGGAGATGATCGCCATCACCATCTGGAAGCTTGCCACGGGAACCACAAACTCCGCGACACTGCCCGCATTTGGCCGTGGCGTCTCTACCGTCTGCGGGATATTCGACGAGGTCTGCGAGCTCATCGCTGCAAAGCTGACCGAGAAGTGGATCTGCATCGATTACCTCGAGGACATTATCTCCGGGTTCGAGGAGAGGGGATTCCCCAATGCCTGGGGCGCCGTGGACGGGACACACATCGAGATCCGTTCTCCGCCTTTCTCTGGGGACAAGTACATCAACCGCAAGGGATACTGCTCCATGATTCTCCAGGCGGTGGTGGACAGCGATGCACGATTTCtggacatttttgtgggcttcccGGGAAGGGCGCACGACGCGCGTGTGCTCCGTAACTCGCCCCTTTTCAAGAGACTCGAGGATGGCGCCCGTCGCCCGAAGCGGCCGGTCACTCTGGAGGGGGTCACATTCGACCCGGTAATCATCGGGGACCCCGCCTATCCTCTTCGGCCCTGGCTCATGAAGCCCTATCCGGCGCCATCAACGCGCGCCCAGGAGCGCTTTAACTACAGACTGAGCCGGGCGCGCATGAGTGTGGAACGCTCGTTCGGAATTCTGAAAAATCGCTGGCTTTATTTACAGCGGCCCCTACTTGTCAGCGAGCGCCTCATGGTCGCGGTAATCACCACCTGCTGCATCCTTCACAACATTTGCCTCTCGCGCGGGGACATCGTTTACGGGCCGTTCCCGCGCGAGCCGCTGATGGAGCCCGCGGATGAGCGGCCGCAGATTCCCTGGTCCGAGGCCGCTCTTACCGCGCGGGCAGTATCGATTCGTGCCGCCATAAGTGCGCACTTCCAGCATTACCAATAA